The Lepeophtheirus salmonis chromosome 1, UVic_Lsal_1.4, whole genome shotgun sequence genome has a segment encoding these proteins:
- the LOC121113725 gene encoding SCO-spondin isoform X3 — protein MTTRIKIFGRSVLVFLTFILHECSATGRITPLTAKVHHNGSACIAENLRLSNKYTCDSIGNVICLPGWSQPEHLCETPVCSIEGRSCVNGECIFPNVCSCEIGWDGPSCAECIPLAGCQHGSCKGALECNCEPGWTGGQCEKPKCNDCVNGCCHEPNKCICDPGWQGINCTECETLSNCINGKCFKKPFECVCNPGWKGNGCAEPICRDTCHPENGYCQRPGECICKHGWSGRDCTECVPYPDCNGTCVNNVPWTCTDLGTDNEAKPGQWSLWSTWSSCSKSCGDGEQRRDRTCGNGERSQQNCVGQSSQGQSCVIANCKIDGEWARWTRWSPCSTSCGTGFRSRSRACSDPIPRYGGNKCSGSPTETVKCFSTFCPIAGRWSSWQQWGQLSVSCGEGTRQRQRRCDSPAPAHRGASCIGESSQTNTLFIKECPVDAEWSLWSRWTACSKSCDRGQKSRMRHCGEPLFGGQSCPGNITIEKDVIDCWVRQVCTVDGKWSNWLEWSSCTVTCGGGTRQRRRNCDNPAPKFGGQRCLGSEFDTQNCETDSCPIDGRWSQWRQWSQCSKTCGSGSQKRERVCNNPRFGGKACTGLSIDNRNCNQHRCPLDGKWELWGQWSKCSASCNGGNQSRKRVCTDPKFGGQPCTGNGVDNKSCNERSCAIDGKWNAWRQWSSCTKSCRGGTQKRERACDKPQFGGRPCNGTATETQGCNIQISCAVDGKWNLWGQWSQCSASCGGGVQSRDRKCIQPKFGGNPCDGPSVDAKSCNEDINCPIEGFWAQWGFWSSCSSTCNGGFRNRKRKCNQPQFNGAPCLGSNDQSEHCNNDIKCPIHGEWGQWGFWSSCSSTCQGGTEKRRRPCIDPQHGGLPCNGLNEEDRACNGNVPCAINGKWAEWGIWSSCTSSCIGGSHSRKRDCIQPQNGGIPCSGQNEDIKICNSNISCAVDGRWAQWGLWSSCSSSCTGGTHSRQRECESPLNGGFPCRGNREESQACNAFIPCAVDGAWAQWGFWSSCSSSCTGGTQSRQRNCDHPENGGLPCHGNREEIQACNTFVSCSVDGSWAQWGFWSSCSSSCTGGNQTRHRECDHPQNGGHPCHGNRAESQACNIHIPCTVDGKWTQWGFWSSCSSSCTGGSQTRQRECDHPQNGGFPCHGNREESQACNINIPCPSNAEWSNWREWSTCSVTCSGGFHTRDRECHLRSPGDRPCVGVKSETNSCNQHISCHGPSRWSQWSYWSLCSVSCNGGVRTRSRACDIVHFNGLPCEGNNEETHPCNVDVQCPIDGQWAQWGYWSSCSVTCGGGTQHRERICKTPRFGGIFCSGQSLESHSCNQQPCFSFGEWSQWFYWSSCSVTCGDGSRSRHRSCSTNQCDGGLATEESHCNDGDCFPVGGLWSEWSFWSSCSSSCGDGIRNRQRSCDSLAFGQACDGELFETNNCNDRPCGVDGQWGHWNTWGLCSVTCGIGARMRERKCDSPAPQHGGNHCNGAHWENGVCEKEPCSIVVNGSWGFWGTWSSCSRTCGNGTQTRSRDCNNPQPSGGGSSCQGRDVETHTCLQSYCAIDGGLSEWTIWSPCTAKCLGDRGDRVRRRFCNNPRPKHGGKRCIGDIKQKEFCTGNIPKQENDPSTICFNIGEK, from the exons ATGACAACGAGGATTAAAATATTTGGTCGGAGTGTTTTAGTCTTTCTGACTTTCATACTCCATGAGTGTTCGGCCACAGGAAGAATTACACCGTTAACAGCCAAAGTTCACCATAATGGTTCTGCCTGTATTGCAGAAAATCTTCGA ttaagtaataaatatacatgCGACTCGATTGGAAACGTGATATGTTTGCCGGGGTGGTCACAACCAGAGCACTTATGTGAAACCCCGGTGTGTAGCATTGAAGGAAGATCCTGTGTGAATGGAGAGTGTATCTTTCCAAATGTGTGTTCCTGCGAAATTGGATGGGATGGTCCAAGTTGTGCTGAGTGCATTCCATTAGCTGGTTGTCAACATGGGTCCTGTAAAGGAGCTTTGGAGTGTAATTGTGAGCCTGGGTGGACAGGGGGACAATGTGAAAAGCCAAAGTGTAATGACTGTGTAAATGGTTGCTGTCATGAACCAAATAAATGCAT atgtgATCCAGGATGGCAAGGAATAAACTGTACTGAGTGTGAGACTCTTTCTAATTGTATCAATGGAAAGTGTTTTAAAAAACCATTCGAATGTGTTTGTAATCCAGGATGGAAGGGAAATGGATGTGCCGAACCTATATGTCGAGATACATGCCATCCAGAGAATGGATATTGTCAACGCCCTGGCGAATGTATATGCAAACACGGCTGGAGTGGAAGAGATTGTACAGAGTGTGTCCCATATCCTGATTGTAATGGAACCTGTGTTAACAATGTACCATGGACTTGCACAGATTTAGGAACAGATAATGAAGCTAAGCCag GTCAGTGGAGTTTATGGTCTACATGGAGCTCATGCAGTAAGTCATGTGGAGACGGAGAACAAAGGCGTGATAG AACTTGTGGAAATGGCGAACGATCACAACAGAACTGTGTCGGACAAAGTTCTCAAGGGCAAAGTTGTGTTATAGCAAATTGTAAAATTG ATGGGGAGTGGGCAAGATGGACTAGGTGGTCACCATGTAGTACTTCATGTGGAACTGGATTTAGAAGTCGGTCAAGAGCTTGCTCTGATCCCATTCCTAGATATGGAGGAAATAAGTGTTCTGGAAGTCCAACAGAAACTGTTAAATGTTTTTCAACTTTCTGTCCCATAg CTGGACGTTGGTCTTCGTGGCAGCAATGGGGACAATTAAGCGTTTCATGTGGAGAGGGAACAAGACAGAGACAAAGGAGATGCGATTCGCCAGCTCCTGCACACAGAGGAGCTTCTTGTATTGGAGAATCTAGTCAAACAAATACTCTCTTCATAAAAGAATGTCCTGTAG ATGCCGAATGGTCTCTGTGGAGCCGTTGGACTGCTTGTAGCAAGTCCTGCGACAGAGGTCAAAAATCAAGAATGCGCCATTGTGGTGAGCCCTTATTTGGTGGACAAAGCTGTCCTGGAAATATAACCATTGAGAAGGATGTAATCGACTGTTGGGTACGACAAGTTTGTACTGTAG atgGTAAATGGTCTAATTGGCTTGAGTGGTCAAGTTGTACAGTCACTTGTGGTGGTGGAACAAGACAAAGAAGAAGGAATTGCGATAATCCTGCCCCTAAATTTGGAGGCCAACGATGCTTAGGAAGTGAATTTGATACACAAAACTGTGAGACTGATTCTTGTCCCATCG atgggAGATGGTCTCAGTGGCGACAATGGTCTCAATGTTCAAAAACATGTGGTTCGGGCTCGCAGAAAAGAGAACGAGTATGTAATAATCCTAGATTTGGTGGAAAGGCATGCACTGGTCTGTCAATAGACAATCGAAATTGTAATCAGCATAGGTGCCCACTTG atggaAAATGGGAACTATGGGGACAATGGAGTAAATGTTCTGCATCATGCAATGGAGGAAATCAATCTCGAAAAAGAGTTTGCACCGATCCTAAATTTGGTGGTCAGCCATGTACAGGAAATGGAGTTGATAATAAATCTTGCAATGAAAGATCTTGTGCAATAG atggtaAGTGGAATGCCTGGAGACAGTGGTCATCCTGTACAAAATCTTGTAGAGGTGGTACACAAAAACGAGAAAGAGCATGTGATAAACCTCAATTTGGTGGTAGGCCCTGCAATGGTACAGCCACTGAAACCCAAGGTTGCAATATACAAATAAGTTGCGCAGTAG ATGGTAAATGGAATTTATGGGGCCAATGGAGTCAATGCTCGGCTTCATGCGGCGGAGGAGTTCAATCAAGAGATCGTAAATGTATTCAGCCCAAATTTGGTGGAAATCCATGTGATGGGCCATCAGTGGACGCCAAGTCATGTAACGAAGACATCAATTGTCCGATTG aggGATTTTGGGCTCAATGGGGATTCTGGTCTTCATGCTCCTCTACATGTAATGGTGGATTTAGAAATCGTAAAAGAAAGTGCAACCAACCACAATTTAATGGAGCACCTTGCCTTGGATCAAATGATCAATCAGAGCACTGTAATAATGACATAAAATGTCCAATTC ATGGTGAATGGGGACAATGGGGATTCTGGTCATCCTGTTCTTCTACATGCCAAGGTGGGACAGAAAAGAGAAGGAGGCCTTGCATCGATCCACAACATGGTGGACTTCCTTGTAACGGGCTCAATGAAGAAGATCGTGCATGCAATGGCAATGTTCCATGCGCAATCa atGGAAAATGGGCCGAATGGGGAATATGGTCATCTTGTACATCGTCTTGCATTGGAGGAAGCCATTCAAGAAAAAGAGATTGTATTCAACCACAGAACGGAGGTATCCCTTGTAGTGGAcaaaatgaagatattaaaatatgcaattccAATATTTCTTGTGCAGTGG ATGGAAGATGGGCTCAATGGGGGCTATGGTCATCTTGTAGCTCATCATGTACAGGAGGAACTCACTCAAGACAAAGAGAATGTGAGAGTCCATTAAATGGAGGTTTTCCTTGTCGAGGAAACCGGGAAGAAAGTCAGGCGTGTAATGCATTCATTCCTTGTGCTGTTG atGGAGCATGGGCTCAATGGGGATTCTGGTCATCCTGTAGTTCATCATGTACAGGTGGAACTCAATCAAGACAGAGAAACTGTGATCATCCTGAAAATGGGGGACTTCCTTGTCATGGAAATCGGGAGGAAATCCAAGCGTGCAATACTTTTGTTTCCTGTTCTGTTG ATGGAAGCTGGGCTCAATGGGGATTCTGGTCATCATGTAGCTCATCGTGTACTGGAGGAAATCAAACAAGGCATAGAGAATGTGATCATCCTCAAAATGGTGGACATCCCTGTCATGGAAATCGAGCAGAAAGTCAGGCGTGTAATATTCACATTCCTTGTACTGTTG atGGAAAATGGACTCAATGGGGATTCTGGTCATCTTGTAGCTCATCATGTACAGGAGGAAGTCAAACAAGGCAAAGAGAATGCGATCATCCTCAAAATGGCGGATTTCCATGTCATGGAAATCGAGAAGAAAGTCAGGCTTGCAATATTAATATTCCTTGTCCTTCTA ATGCTGAATGGTCCAATTGGAGAGAGTGGTCTACATGTAGTGTAACATGTAGTGGTGGATTTCATACAAGAGACAGAGAGTGTCATCTTCGTTCACCAGGAGATAGACCATGTGTAGGCGTTAAATCAGAGACAAACTCATGTAATCAACACATTAGTTGTCATGGTC CTAGTAGATGGAGTCAATGGAGTTACTGGTCACTATGCTCAGTGTCTTGCAATGGGGGAGTCAGAACACGATCAAGAGCTTGTGATATAGTTCATTTCAATGGATTACCCTGTGAAGGAAATAATGAGGAAACCCATCCTTGTAATGTCGACGTGCAATGTCCAATTG ATGGTCAATGGGCACAATGGGGGTATTGGAGTTCTTGCTCAGTTACCTGTGGTGGAGGAACACAACATCGTGAAAGAATTTGTAAAACACCTCGATTCGGTGGTATATTCTGTTCAGGTCAATCTCTAGAAAGTCATAGCTGCAATCAACAACCATGTTTTAGTT TCGGAGAGTGGTCTCAATGGTTCTACTGGAGTTCATGCTCAGTCACATGTGGTGATGGATCAAGATCAAGACATAG ATCATGCAGTACCAATCAATGTGACGGGGGTCTGGCAACTGAAGAGTCTCATTGTAATGACGGAGATTGCTTTCCTG TCGGTGGACTTTGGTCGGAATGGAGCTTTTGGTCCAGCTGTTCCTCATCCTGCGGTGACGGAATCAGGAATCGTCAAAG atcttgTGATTCATTAGCCTTTGGTCAAGCGTGTGATGGTGAATTATTTGAGACGAATAATTGTAATGATAGACCATGTGGTGTAG atGGACAGTGGGGACATTGGAACACATGGGGATTGTGCAGTGTAACGTGTGGAATCGGTGCCCGTATGCGAGAAAG aaaatgtgaTTCTCCAGCTCCTCAGCATGGTGGAAATCATTGTAATGGAGCTCATTGGGAGAATGGAGTATGTGAAAAAGAGCCTTGCTCGATTG tTGTTAATGGTAGTTGGGGTTTCTGGGGAACGTGGAGTAGTTGTTCCAGAACATGTGGCAATGGGACACAAACAAGGAGCAG GGACTGCAACAATCCTCAACCTTCTGGAGGCGGATCTTCGTGTCAAGGACGAGATGTTGAAACTCACACTTGCTTACAATCATACTGTGCAATTG ATGGCGGTCTCTCTGAATGGACAATTTGGTCTCCATGCACTGCCAAGTGTTTGGGAGATAGGGGAGATAGAGTAAGACGAAGGTTCTGCAACAATCCCAGACCAAAACATGGAGGAAAACGTTGTATTGGAGACATCAAACAAAAAGAATTTTGTACTGGAAATATTCCAAAGCAAGAAAATGATCCATCTACCATTTGCTTTAATA ttggtgaaaaataa